The Niastella koreensis GR20-10 genome includes a window with the following:
- a CDS encoding Ig-like domain-containing protein: MKYASLLKIVSPFLLILALLPSTLVQTGCANIIPPTGGPRDSLPPKLVTVNPHDSSRNFNGKKIVMEFNEFVQLDNVQENLLVSPVPKINPIVDSKLRTVTVTIKDTLQPNTTYTIDFGKAIKDINEGNVLKDFKYLFTTGDHLDSLSVTGKVIVAETGKTDSTLIVMLHRNGDDSAVIKEKPRYVARVDANGNYAFKNLPADSFSLYALKDEGGQRRYLSNSQLFAFADERVMPGLSPKPITLYAYTEKDDTSATKTKANKPAPPAARPAAKPANGKKSDKPVHLQIETNLTGNDLDLLSQLELRFGAPLKTFDSTKLILANDKNEPLSNYRFIRDTSNKKITVSYAWTENTPYKLILDKSFATDSAGNDIGKNDTVSFRTKKQSEYGLVRLRLINLDFKKNPVLQFVVSDQVKFAYPMTGKEFNAKLFPPGEYDLRILYDDNKNGIWDSGAFFKHRHQPEKVLPISRKLTVKANWDNIIDITL, encoded by the coding sequence ATGAAGTATGCTTCCTTACTAAAAATAGTTTCGCCATTTCTTTTAATCCTTGCGCTGCTTCCGAGTACCCTGGTGCAAACAGGTTGCGCCAATATTATTCCCCCTACCGGCGGCCCCCGCGACTCCCTGCCTCCCAAACTGGTGACCGTTAATCCCCACGATTCTTCCCGCAACTTCAATGGTAAAAAGATCGTGATGGAGTTCAACGAGTTCGTTCAGCTGGATAACGTGCAGGAAAACCTGCTGGTATCGCCGGTACCCAAGATCAACCCCATCGTTGACTCCAAATTGCGTACGGTAACCGTAACCATTAAAGATACCCTGCAGCCCAACACTACTTATACCATCGACTTTGGCAAAGCCATAAAAGATATAAACGAGGGAAATGTGCTGAAAGATTTCAAGTACCTGTTCACTACAGGCGACCACCTCGATTCATTATCGGTTACCGGTAAAGTAATAGTAGCCGAAACCGGTAAAACCGATTCTACCCTCATTGTAATGCTTCACAGAAACGGGGACGATTCGGCCGTTATAAAAGAAAAACCCCGGTATGTTGCCCGGGTAGATGCTAATGGAAACTACGCTTTCAAAAACCTGCCTGCCGATTCATTTTCTTTATATGCCCTGAAAGATGAAGGCGGTCAGCGCCGGTACCTCAGCAACAGCCAGCTGTTTGCGTTTGCCGATGAACGGGTAATGCCCGGTTTATCGCCCAAACCAATAACCCTGTATGCTTATACCGAAAAAGATGACACTTCTGCAACTAAAACAAAGGCCAACAAGCCGGCTCCACCGGCAGCCAGGCCTGCTGCCAAACCAGCAAACGGTAAAAAATCTGATAAGCCTGTCCACCTGCAAATTGAAACCAACCTTACCGGGAATGACCTGGACCTGTTAAGCCAGCTTGAATTAAGGTTTGGCGCCCCGCTCAAAACTTTCGATAGCACCAAACTGATCCTGGCCAACGACAAGAATGAACCACTCAGTAATTATCGTTTTATAAGAGATACCAGCAATAAAAAGATTACCGTTTCCTATGCCTGGACGGAAAACACACCTTATAAACTCATTCTGGATAAAAGTTTTGCTACCGATAGTGCCGGCAACGATATTGGTAAAAATGATACCGTGAGCTTCCGCACCAAAAAACAAAGCGAGTATGGACTGGTACGCCTGCGGCTCATTAACCTCGACTTCAAGAAAAACCCGGTTTTACAGTTTGTTGTGAGCGACCAGGTAAAATTTGCCTACCCCATGACCGGCAAGGAGTTTAATGCCAAATTGTTCCCGCCTGGCGAGTACGACCTGCGCATTTTATACGATGACAACAAGAATGGTATTTGGGACTCCGGGGCCTTTTTCAAGCACCGCCACCAACCTGAAAAAGTACTTCCCATAAGCCGTAAACTAACCGTTAAAGCCAACTGGGATAATATAATAGATATTACCCTGTAG
- a CDS encoding ATP-binding protein translates to MNGVLGIAGLLAKTNLNEQQQNYLRLIQNSANNLLLLVNDVLDLEKIILGKLQFEHVVFSLADRIELCLQSFLYKAEEKGIGLVYDNFLGEDLIVLGDPYRLSQVMNNLINNALKFTETGNVTIETRLLNKKGDEARIAFIVKDTGIGISESQLGLIFEPFMQAHVAITRTHGGTGLGLSICRELISMMGGELKVDSEAGKGSCFSFELPFAISSSKLNQSTVAQDLNYQSLGNRYVLVAEDVELNQYLVRHIMESWGFTVDVVNNGREAVAMVQKNKYDLVLMDIQMPEMDGIEATRAIRQLSDPVKAAIPIVALTANALKGDSEKYLAAGMNDFLPKPFNEQKLFMVISNNLKTGAGASATKLMNESNTSDMGTEEKLYDLNMVQTISGGDTGFVKKMVQLFLETVPPSMAELQKETEQQNWVNASKLAHKLKATIDSMGITKIKDVVRAIETNGKKGEGLDKLPAQVLEVNTVLEACMMQLKHDFNL, encoded by the coding sequence ATGAACGGGGTGTTAGGTATTGCAGGTTTGCTGGCAAAAACCAATTTAAATGAACAACAGCAGAATTATTTGCGATTAATTCAGAATTCAGCCAATAATCTGTTATTACTTGTGAACGATGTGCTCGATCTTGAAAAGATTATTTTAGGCAAGCTGCAGTTTGAACATGTAGTATTTTCGTTGGCCGATCGCATTGAGCTTTGTTTACAGTCGTTTCTTTATAAAGCCGAGGAAAAAGGTATTGGGTTGGTATATGACAATTTTCTGGGTGAAGACCTGATTGTGTTGGGTGATCCGTACCGGTTAAGCCAGGTAATGAACAACCTGATTAACAACGCCCTTAAGTTTACCGAAACAGGCAACGTAACCATTGAAACCCGTTTACTAAATAAAAAAGGTGATGAAGCCCGGATAGCTTTTATTGTAAAAGATACCGGAATTGGCATAAGCGAAAGTCAGTTGGGATTGATTTTTGAGCCGTTTATGCAGGCGCATGTAGCCATTACCCGCACACATGGAGGAACCGGTTTGGGATTAAGCATCTGCCGGGAATTGATAAGCATGATGGGCGGCGAATTAAAAGTGGATAGTGAAGCAGGGAAAGGTTCATGCTTTAGCTTTGAATTACCCTTTGCAATTAGTTCATCTAAACTCAATCAGTCAACCGTGGCACAAGACCTGAATTATCAAAGCCTGGGCAACAGGTATGTTCTGGTGGCCGAAGATGTGGAGCTGAATCAATACCTGGTCAGGCATATTATGGAGTCGTGGGGCTTTACCGTAGACGTTGTAAACAACGGCCGGGAAGCTGTGGCCATGGTACAAAAGAATAAGTACGACCTGGTGCTGATGGATATACAAATGCCCGAAATGGATGGAATAGAAGCCACAAGGGCCATCAGGCAGTTGAGCGATCCGGTTAAAGCGGCCATACCCATTGTGGCGCTTACTGCCAATGCATTAAAAGGCGATAGTGAAAAATACCTGGCGGCAGGGATGAACGATTTTCTGCCAAAACCATTCAATGAGCAAAAGCTGTTCATGGTGATCTCCAATAATTTAAAAACCGGTGCAGGCGCATCAGCAACTAAACTTATGAACGAATCAAACACATCCGATATGGGAACAGAGGAGAAGTTGTACGATCTGAATATGGTGCAAACCATTTCGGGCGGCGATACAGGGTTTGTTAAAAAGATGGTGCAACTATTTTTAGAAACGGTGCCGCCATCGATGGCCGAGCTTCAAAAAGAAACAGAGCAACAGAATTGGGTGAATGCAAGCAAACTGGCGCATAAGTTAAAAGCAACGATTGACAGTATGGGCATTACCAAAATAAAAGACGTAGTGCGGGCCATTGAAACCAATGGCAAGAAAGGCGAAGGGCTGGATAAATTACCCGCACAGGTACTGGAAGTTAATACTGTGCTGGAGGCCTGTATGATGCAATTAAAACACGATTTTAATCTATAA
- a CDS encoding sigma-54-dependent transcriptional regulator → MKNQHPLKIFILEDDVWYGSMLQHYLALNPDYEVKRYHNCKDFFNHLHERPDVVTLDYSMPDMDGSEVLKKIKEVDPGIQVIVISGQEDIKTAINLIKNGAFDYIVKDDDAKDRLWNTLLHLKEIDGLRKEVEHLKEQVGKKYDYSKYLIGKSPVFEKVFSLIEKACKTNITVSVTGETGTGKEMVARAIHYNSDKSKKPFVAVNVAAIPRELIESELFGHEKGAFTGAITRRIGKFEEAHNGTLFLDEIGELDINLQAKLLRVLQEREITRVGGNEVVPINVRIIVATHKNLLEEVQARRFREDLYYRLIGLPIQIPPLRERGNDIVILAKHFMDQFCKENNTDKKLLSPEAQQRLLHHAFPGNVRELRSVIELSVVMADGDTILPEHITLNSSSSVNDLMNKDRTLKEFELQIIQHYLDKYDKDVLLVAKKLDIGKSTIYRMIQAGELNAR, encoded by the coding sequence ATGAAAAACCAACACCCTTTAAAAATATTTATCCTTGAAGACGATGTATGGTATGGCTCCATGTTGCAGCACTACCTGGCGCTTAACCCCGACTATGAGGTTAAACGTTATCACAATTGCAAGGATTTTTTCAATCACCTGCATGAGCGGCCTGACGTTGTTACGCTCGATTATTCCATGCCCGATATGGATGGCAGTGAAGTGCTGAAAAAGATCAAGGAAGTCGATCCTGGCATCCAGGTGATCGTCATTTCGGGGCAGGAGGATATCAAAACCGCCATCAACCTTATTAAGAACGGTGCTTTCGATTACATTGTAAAAGACGATGACGCCAAAGACCGTTTGTGGAACACCCTGTTGCATTTGAAGGAAATTGACGGCCTGCGAAAAGAAGTAGAGCATTTAAAAGAACAGGTTGGAAAGAAGTACGACTACTCCAAATACCTGATAGGTAAAAGCCCGGTATTTGAGAAAGTGTTCAGCTTAATAGAAAAGGCCTGTAAAACCAATATAACTGTTTCCGTTACCGGCGAAACCGGTACTGGAAAGGAAATGGTGGCGCGTGCTATTCACTATAATTCCGACAAAAGCAAGAAGCCCTTTGTTGCCGTGAATGTGGCGGCTATTCCCCGTGAACTGATAGAAAGTGAATTGTTTGGGCATGAAAAAGGAGCATTCACGGGCGCCATTACACGCCGCATTGGTAAATTTGAAGAAGCGCATAATGGTACGCTTTTTTTAGATGAAATTGGCGAACTGGACATTAACCTGCAGGCTAAATTGCTGCGTGTGTTACAGGAGCGGGAAATAACCCGCGTTGGGGGAAATGAAGTAGTACCGATAAATGTGCGCATCATTGTTGCTACCCATAAAAACCTGTTGGAAGAGGTACAGGCCAGAAGATTCAGAGAAGACCTGTATTACCGTTTAATAGGATTGCCAATACAGATACCGCCATTGCGCGAGCGTGGAAACGATATTGTTATCCTGGCCAAGCATTTTATGGACCAGTTCTGCAAAGAGAACAATACCGATAAAAAATTACTGTCGCCCGAAGCGCAGCAAAGATTATTGCACCATGCATTCCCCGGTAATGTGCGTGAATTGCGATCGGTAATTGAGCTGTCGGTAGTAATGGCCGATGGAGATACTATTTTACCCGAGCACATCACTCTTAATTCCAGTTCTTCGGTAAACGACCTGATGAATAAAGACAGGACCCTGAAAGAATTTGAATTACAGATCATACAACACTATCTCGACAAATACGACAAAGACGTATTACTGGTAGCGAAAAAGCTGGATATAGGTAAGTCAACCATTTACCGCATGATACAGGCAGGAGAGTTAAACGCCCGGTAA
- a CDS encoding ATP-dependent helicase, with protein MSVNRERLNQRFVEEYQKLNPQQRLAVDTIEGPVMVIAGPGTGKTQILASRIGKILLDTDSQPQNILCLTYTDAGVVAMRRRLSQFIGPDAYRVNIYTFHAFCNDIIQENLSLFEKTALDPISDLERIELFKNLIDTFPKNHALKRYRGDVYYEIHNLQSLFSTMKREGWTPAFINERIDAWLADLPTRDEFVYKRAYKGFKAGDLKKDKFEEEKEKMEKLRAAVNEFDRFQKLMRDRNRYDFDDMINWVIKAFEENPALLNRYQEQFLYILVDEFQDTSGTQNQLVKLLISFWETPNVFVVGDDDQSIYRFQGANVENMLQFFNSYRESLLTVVLTNNYRSAQPILDVSMTLINNNQERLVTQIEGLSKNLKSSHPRFFALEPTDAIPAIKEYETQRHEMVDITLQVQELLDQGIQPGKISIIYRENRYGEELGQYFKTLNIPVYSKRHLNLLTEPFAKKIILLIKYIAAEHDIPYGGDEMLFEILHFDWFNIPPIEIAKLSIEVADRAFGKDKTSLRRLLYDKGNTPPADLFSRGLHPGLLQATKAMERLISSVPNVTLQVLVESIIRRTGLLNIIMQSPEKAWMMQVLTALFDFIKEETHRNPLLQLTDLVEIFDLMEKEGLTLPLVQVSGNDKGVNLLTAHGSKGLEFEYVFIAGVNASSWEKKRKPGGGYKIPENVFLSQANGSAVNEAGKSDKDIEELRRLFYVALTRAEQHLFISYCRYKNDGKELEPSMFLAEIQEQHQLPVEKVFISDEELTEFQIVQFGETEAPEIGRIEEDFITALLDRFVMNVTALNNYLKCPLEFYFKNLLRIPSPKNEATEFGSAIHHALQRFFEKMKENNNVFPGKIEFVDDFSWYMHRHRENFTREQFERRLEYGHEVLSNYYDKYIFTWNRIVTVERNIRNVVVNGVQLKGKLDKLEFDGKQVNIVDYKTGDPDKARAKLQPPSEKDPNGGDYWRQAVFYKILVDNYESRDWQVISTEFDFIEPDKKKVYRKEKVVIKPSDITTVSQQIVQVWEKIQNREFYIGCGKDDCHWCNFVKTNKMAIALHDLTSEEEA; from the coding sequence ATGAGCGTGAACCGGGAGCGCCTTAATCAGAGATTTGTTGAAGAATACCAGAAGCTGAACCCTCAGCAAAGACTTGCTGTCGATACTATTGAAGGCCCCGTTATGGTTATTGCCGGGCCGGGCACCGGTAAAACCCAGATCCTCGCCAGCCGAATAGGCAAAATACTGCTGGATACCGACTCACAACCACAGAACATCCTTTGTTTAACGTATACCGATGCGGGTGTGGTGGCCATGCGCCGGCGCTTGTCGCAGTTTATTGGGCCCGATGCCTACCGCGTTAACATTTATACTTTTCATGCTTTTTGTAACGATATCATCCAGGAAAACCTGTCGCTTTTTGAAAAAACAGCGCTGGACCCTATTTCTGACCTGGAAAGAATTGAGTTGTTCAAAAACCTGATCGATACTTTTCCTAAAAACCACGCCCTCAAACGCTACCGGGGCGATGTATACTACGAAATACATAACCTGCAATCGCTTTTCAGTACTATGAAACGCGAAGGCTGGACACCCGCTTTTATCAACGAACGCATCGACGCCTGGCTGGCCGACCTGCCTACCAGGGATGAATTCGTTTACAAACGGGCCTACAAAGGTTTCAAAGCCGGCGATCTGAAGAAGGATAAGTTTGAGGAAGAAAAAGAGAAGATGGAAAAGTTGCGGGCAGCAGTAAATGAATTCGACCGTTTTCAAAAACTGATGCGCGACCGCAACCGGTACGACTTTGACGACATGATCAACTGGGTTATCAAGGCTTTTGAAGAAAACCCGGCCCTGCTGAACCGTTACCAGGAACAATTCCTGTACATCCTGGTGGATGAATTTCAGGACACCAGCGGTACACAAAACCAGCTGGTAAAGCTGTTGATCAGCTTTTGGGAAACACCCAACGTATTTGTGGTTGGCGACGATGACCAGAGTATTTACCGCTTTCAGGGCGCCAACGTGGAGAACATGTTACAGTTTTTCAACTCCTACCGCGAAAGCCTGCTCACCGTGGTTCTCACCAATAATTACCGGTCGGCCCAGCCTATTCTCGATGTTTCCATGACACTCATCAACAACAACCAGGAGCGGTTGGTGACACAAATTGAAGGCCTAAGCAAAAATTTGAAATCATCGCATCCACGCTTCTTTGCACTGGAGCCTACGGATGCCATTCCCGCAATAAAAGAATATGAAACCCAGCGGCACGAAATGGTGGATATAACCCTGCAGGTGCAGGAGTTATTGGACCAGGGCATACAACCTGGCAAAATCAGCATCATTTACCGCGAAAACAGATATGGTGAGGAACTGGGCCAGTATTTCAAAACCCTGAATATCCCGGTTTACAGCAAACGTCACTTGAATTTATTGACGGAACCATTTGCCAAAAAGATCATTCTGCTCATCAAATACATCGCCGCCGAACATGATATTCCTTATGGCGGTGATGAAATGTTGTTTGAGATCCTGCATTTTGACTGGTTCAACATTCCGCCCATTGAAATTGCCAAGCTGAGCATAGAAGTGGCCGACAGGGCGTTTGGTAAAGACAAAACCTCGTTGCGCCGCCTGCTGTACGACAAGGGTAACACGCCGCCTGCCGATCTGTTCAGCAGAGGCCTGCACCCGGGTTTACTACAGGCTACCAAAGCAATGGAACGGCTTATATCATCAGTACCCAATGTTACCTTACAGGTACTGGTTGAAAGTATCATTCGCCGTACAGGTTTGCTGAACATCATTATGCAAAGTCCCGAAAAAGCGTGGATGATGCAGGTGTTAACCGCCCTGTTCGATTTTATAAAAGAAGAAACGCACCGCAATCCTTTACTGCAGCTGACCGACCTGGTGGAGATCTTCGACCTAATGGAAAAAGAAGGGTTGACATTGCCGCTGGTTCAGGTTAGCGGTAATGATAAAGGTGTGAACCTGTTAACCGCTCACGGTTCAAAAGGACTGGAATTTGAATATGTGTTTATTGCAGGCGTCAATGCCTCCTCCTGGGAAAAGAAGCGTAAGCCTGGTGGTGGTTACAAAATTCCCGAGAACGTATTCTTAAGCCAGGCCAATGGCTCCGCAGTAAACGAAGCAGGCAAAAGCGATAAGGATATTGAGGAACTGCGCCGGCTTTTTTACGTGGCGCTTACCCGTGCCGAACAACACTTATTCATTTCGTACTGCCGGTATAAAAACGATGGTAAGGAACTGGAACCCTCCATGTTCCTTGCAGAAATACAGGAACAACACCAGTTGCCTGTTGAAAAGGTATTCATCAGCGATGAAGAATTAACTGAGTTTCAGATAGTACAATTCGGGGAAACAGAAGCGCCCGAAATCGGCCGCATAGAAGAGGATTTTATCACTGCCCTGCTCGACAGGTTTGTGATGAACGTAACTGCATTGAACAATTATTTAAAATGTCCGCTCGAGTTTTATTTCAAAAACCTGCTGCGCATCCCGTCACCCAAAAATGAGGCTACCGAATTTGGTTCGGCCATTCACCATGCACTGCAACGGTTCTTTGAAAAAATGAAGGAAAACAACAATGTGTTCCCGGGCAAGATCGAGTTTGTGGATGATTTTAGCTGGTACATGCATCGCCATCGCGAAAACTTTACCCGCGAACAGTTTGAACGCCGCCTTGAATACGGGCATGAAGTACTGAGCAATTATTACGATAAATACATTTTCACCTGGAACCGGATCGTTACGGTTGAAAGGAATATCCGCAATGTGGTAGTGAATGGGGTTCAGCTTAAGGGTAAGCTTGACAAACTGGAGTTTGACGGCAAACAGGTGAACATTGTGGACTATAAAACCGGCGACCCGGATAAAGCAAGGGCCAAACTACAGCCACCCAGCGAAAAAGACCCCAATGGCGGTGATTACTGGCGCCAGGCCGTGTTTTATAAAATTCTGGTAGATAACTACGAAAGCCGCGACTGGCAGGTTATCAGTACCGAATTTGACTTTATTGAACCTGATAAAAAGAAAGTATACCGCAAGGAAAAAGTAGTTATAAAACCATCTGATATTACCACCGTTTCCCAGCAAATTGTGCAGGTATGGGAAAAGATCCAGAACCGGGAGTTTTATATTGGCTGCGGCAAAGACGACTGCCACTGGTGCAATTTTGTTAAAACCAATAAGATGGCAATCGCTTTACATGATCTCACTTCTGAGGAAGAAGCCTGA